The Dermacentor andersoni chromosome 1, qqDerAnde1_hic_scaffold, whole genome shotgun sequence genomic interval GTCAATaaatttttgtgtatgtgtgtacaGTTGATGTTTTTCGCCCATTCATTAAAAAGGTGTGTAGGTAGCTTTTGGCTTTATTtttgagcacagctcttaggagcccgttcctgcattgagcgttGGCATGCCTCAGCATCGTTCtttggcgtaaccgagcgaacgagcacagtgcgAGATCAAagtgaacgcagagcgcagcgggagatgaaagacgagagagcaaggaggaaagcggaggagaaggatgcagtgaaagcatgaggcagaaagtggaggaggagagtatggcgaaagggtgaggagaaaaGCCCAGTTCCACACAAGACTAGGTGATGGCGTCATACTATCTGTAtatctgattgcatgcgtgatacgaattgtgtagtactttctggaagccacgcaaTTACAATTACACGGGAACCTTCGACAAGTCATAGaaaagctgacgtgcttgacccgcacgTCAGATTTTTGCCGATCGCCGACTCTTCTCGCCGGTATCGTCGTGTCTGAGTATTACTTGATTTGAAACAATTTACTCCATTTGCAacctgccgcacgagacagactgtccCTGCCATCCAACATATTGTgaaatggaaacacgtatagcgctgctctcaaatttcgcattagggagtatcgtaattgtcggtccATTTTTGCTACTGCATTTATTGGTAAATGTCAGAGTGGCCATACTCTTGACATACGTTCAAATTTAGTGCGACAGCATGTGAGCCGAAAATTTTACCCCTCGTAATGAACGCACCCCAAACTTCGAGCTGGATTTTGTGAAAGAAAAGTGTGTTCATTAcacaagtaaatacggtatgtaaaTTTCAATGGCTCAGATTCATTTAATTTAGGCAGTCCTAAAACATTTCAACACCAGTAAATATTACATACGAAAAAATGTTGCTGACTAGAAGACACTCGACAAAGTTTGCACTGTGGTTCGCGTGCCTGCCTAAAAAAAGGCTAGTCGTAAGGAATATCACGACAGACATTATTACACATACAAAATTGTGCGCACAGCCATATCTGAAACCGTACAATGACACGAACAGCAACAACCTGTGGGGAAACACCTGCAATAATAAGTTAGGAATTTGTGCTCAGGCAGAGTGAAATGGCACAAATCGTACGTTTGTGGTTGACATAAGGATCTCCTGTCCTGACATCATATCGTAGCAAGATTGTATGACTGTACTCTCTTGAAACACTGCGTTCAAATCAACAAAGCATAAAAATGGTAAAATGACGTAACTACTCGTCAAACACGCAAAATACCACATGTGCTTACCGCTTCAAATACAAAATGCAGTATTGCTGGGCAATGCATGTACACAAACGTAGAGGCATATGTGCTTGCTGAATGCACTTGAAGTAGTGTGGCACGGTAAAGAAGTAGAAGATGATTGCCTTGATTAAATAAAATTATAGGAAAGAATACTGGAAATCTAAATACACCGTGTTACATACGAGACCTTGGGTGTACCCACTTAAAAGAAGGTAATTAGCAAAAATAAGAATGCCTGCCTGGCAAGGAAGAACATAGATACTACAGAAGAAAACATGCACGCACACCCACATACACATAAGAGGAATTAAATACACCATGCTAGGAGTTATAAGCTGGTCTAGTCGGTTTACGACGAGCTCGGCAAACAGCCCAGATGATAGGACAAGTCGTGTATATAGAGTTAGATACAGCCGAAGCTCAACATGCCAAACACGAATGTAACGAATTACCAGGTATAACGAGGCAAATTTAAAATGTCGCACTGCTTTCAGCATGTAAGTAATATATTCTCATAACGAATATCGGATacaacaaagttttttttttttttgtctaataggacttcgttataatgaggcTAGACTGTACGAAGAGGACAGACATTGCTTGCCATGTTGAACACTACGTTGGCGTCCGGGGGTTGGAGAGCACAGTCGCAGTTAACTTTTGCGCCTGCGCGGGACACTCCAAGGCCTCCCGGAGACTGTCCGGCTGGAGCACCTGTGACTGGGTATTCTGGCCCGTGATGTGCTCCGTGGTGTGCCCCACGCGTCCCTTGAGCTGGAAAAGAAGGTATACTTCAGTTAGATTTGCAAATCAACTTACTTTTACTTACCCGAACTAAATTAATATGTTGCTTTCCTACGCTGCTAGATTGCTGCGTAAGTGGTGCTGCATAACATGTATGGTCGACTGCAGGAATTTACGGACCGTGGAATCTTAGAGAACTCTGCATCTTTTTGAACAGGTTGCGACCGTAGCTAGTTAAACCATACATATCTATATAAACGGGCTGTGCTGGATGCATGAAACAAGACAGATGTAGAATAATTAAAGGCTACGACCAACGCTctgtggaggtcacttcgcgagtgcgactacaacaaaactgctgcgtgagtctctttcgggcggcggcgtacacagcggccgcgcacgcaggagcctcgaaggaacgattctcactcgtcggggttcgcttcaagactgaacgtttattttacaaaagacatcgcagtgactagaaaaggaagagaaaagaaaatacaaaatacgagttgtccgttggccgcaccgacgccttcgtccttctcggaagcgccggccattcgcgcccagcaggcggtccgccgaaaacacggggcacggatcaggttgcgggtcgaggcgccggtcgggacaccagcccagcggggcgccgcctcgtccgttcgccggctccctcttggtgcgtcgcCGGGCCCCCAACCACGGTTGCACGAAACGCGCGACGGTCGCTACCAATTCTCAACAACCTCCCCCGCAATGAGCGTCGGCTCATTCCTCCCCTAGTTCAAGCGGGTAGAGGGCTTGGACCGGTCGTCTCAGCAGCTTTCGGTCCGGCAGAGAAATCTTGCATGCTCGAACTCGGCCGTCCCTTCCAGGAAACGTCTCGACAACCCGGCACAGCTTCCACATCTGTCGCGGGACCTTCTCTTCCCCGAGTAGGACAATGTCCCCTTCCTTTATGCTTCTCTCTTTGCGCTGAGCGGTAACATAAGCAGAGCGAAGCTCTAGTAGGTATTCCTGCCTCCATCGTCTCCAGAATGAATCGACAAGTGTCATACGGTGTTGCCAACGTTTTGTGAGCGCAGCCTTCGTAGATTCGCTGGAGACCGTTTCTCTAGTGCTAGGCAAACTTGTCATTCGGTGCCCTATTAAGAAATGCGATGGCGTTAGGGGCAGAAGCTCCCCCGCGTCCGAGTGAAGGAACGTGAGCGGGCGGGAGTTCACAACCGCCTCGATCTGAGTGAGGACGATAGCCAAGCTGTCATAAGGTAAGGCACTTCTTCCGAGGACCTTTGGCAGCGCTGTCTTAACTGTTCGCACCATGCGTTCCCCAAAACCGCCCCACCACGGTGCTCTTTCTACGATGAACTTCCAGGCTATGCGGTTGTCGCCCAAGTAAGCCTGCATCTCGCCTCCCTTTATAGCGTAGAAGAGCTTTTCCAAGTCTCTCGACGCTCGCTTGAACGTTAGAGCGTTGTCTGAATAAATTTTCTTGGGCATTCCCCGCCGGGCCGCGAACCTCTTGAAAGACATAAGGAAAGATTGTGTTGTCAAGTCCCTGACGAGTTCCAAATGCACAGCTCGCGTGGTGGCACATGTGAAGAGGGCTATATAGGCCTTGTAGGAATTTCCAAGCTCGGTATAAAATATCGGCCCTGCGAAGTCCACTCCAGTAATTTCAAATGGCTCTGATTCACGGATACGGTCGTATGGGAGCGGTGCAAACGGCTCATCCGCGGGGCGGCTGCTTTGTCTTTGACACGGAACACAACGACGAATGATTTTCTTCACGGCCTGTCTTGCTTGCAGGATCCAATATCTTTCGCGAAGTTGAGTCAGAGTGTCCCTTACTCCAGCGTGTAAAAGCCGCCTATGCTCCCAGGCCACCAATAAGCGTGTAAACGGATGCACAGCGGACAAAATGACTGGGTGCCGCGTCTCTTCTTTATGCGCGCTATTCTGTAGCCTGCCTCCAACTCTCAATAGGCCGTCGCTGTCAATGAATGGAGTCAGACCCGCGATGGTGGACTTACGATTAAGTGTCCCGGTAGAGATTACAGAATGGATGTCTTTCCCAAAGGTTTCTCTTTGTGATACTTTCAGCCAGTAActctcggcctgtgctaactctTCCGCTGACAGGCTTCCCCTTCGCTTCTCTGACGCGTTCCGTGTGTTATGAAGAAAGCGCACAACCCATGCGGTGACACGGAGTACCCGTGTCATTGAGCTCTTGTGTTCAAGATCCATGAGAGGCATTTTGTCTACCAGCGTCACGGTGTTCAGCACGTGAACTTTACGGAGCTCTTCGGTGCTACATTCAGCTTCAGGGACGTGTGAAGGCATCGCGTCGTACGTTTGAACACCTTTTAGCCATTTCGGTCCCGTCCACCAGCTCTCGCTGATAACCAAAGGGGAGGGCAGCATGCCCCGTGTCAACAGATCTGCTGGATTTTCTCTCCCCGGGCAATGTTTCCAAACAGCGGGATCAGTTAGTGCTTGTATCTCCTGTACTCTGTTGCTCACAAATTTTGTTGTCAACGACCGGAACCTACTGAAAGCCGTGGCTTTGTTGTCTGCCGAATCGCCAGCATTCTCTTTCCAGGGAAGGGAAACTTGATATCGGCAGTTGTTCCTGGAGACGTTCTCCCTAAATTCCCGCAAAACTTGGTTGTCTTCCACGTCCGCCTCTCCTTCGTCGACAATGCCAATGTGCTCGAGCTGCCAAAACGATTTCAGTTGAGCAGCAGTGTCGTCTTGGTTTTCCTCGCCgatgacagccacgcgcaacactCCCACAGTGGACACGTACGTTGCTGTTGATTCTGTGGTGTGCGTTGTCCCCTGCAGGGTCCAGCCAAAAATGGTCTCCACGGCTACGAGACCGCTGTCCAGGCGCCTGACACTACCGGTTGTGACCTCCCAGTAGAAATCGGATCCCAGCAGCAGCCCTATCTCTGCTCCATCTTGCGTACTGTCGGCGAGTTCGAGGCCTTGCTCTTCGAGGTAGTTGACGGTGGACGCTTCAGGTGCTGGCACGATGTCGCAGCAGATTTGTGGGATCTCGAGCGCTTCAACGCGGATCTTTCTTTCGTTGTGTCGACTGCACAGCCATAACTCCACTCGGCGGCACTTCATTCCTGAAGACGGCTTGTCGTTTCCAAATGTCATTATTTTCAGGGTCTCCTCTCCCATCACAGGCAGTCCCATCTTCTGTGAAACCTCTTTCTTGACAAAGGTACGCTGACTTCCGCCGTCAATCATCAGCCTGACCATCGCTCGCTTCTCCCTACCCTGAAACCACGCTTGAGCCGTCTGCAGAAGGACACGGGTTCTCTTCTTGGTGCCTTCGACTTGCAGCGAAGACTGTACGATTGTCTCAGTGAGTACAGTCttctcttccgactttcctgtCACTGGTCGTCGATTCAGGTTACACAGGGCTGCAACGTGCCGGCCGGAACATCTCTTACATTTAAGCCATCTTGAGGTGCGGCATTCGTATGCTCGATGACCTGCCTTGGCGCACCTAAAGCAGAGTCTTTCCCGCTGCACAATTGTCCTCTTCTGATCCGCAGTCAAATCAACATCACAGTCGGCGGTTAAGTGGCTGCTCGCTTCGCAAAATTTGCACAGTGTTTCAGCTTTCATGACGGCAGTTAAAACCGACGCGGACGCCTTCTGTTCCGGAATATCCTTGCGGATCGGGCGACTCAGCCTGTCGGTGCTCAGCTGTTGACGGGTTCCACATTCGGCTCTCTCGCGACTTTCTACTTCGGTCTTGAGGAAACTGAGGAAATTTTGAAGATCATCTCCTGGCGCCACTGCAGATGTTGTCTTTTGTCTGAAGTAACCGAGGCAAAGCTCATTCGGGATGTTCTTCCGTAGGACTGTCAATAAAAGCACTCCATAAGTGCTCGACGCCACACCCAATGCCTCGAGACTTCGAACCCCCGTTTGTACCTCGTCATAAAGGGTCTGCAGCCTCTCGGTGTCGAGGATGTTATGGACAGGTCGGATGTTGAGCAACCTCGACATATGTTCTTCAATGATAACGTCGTCCTTTCCGAATCTTTCGACTAATGTCTTCACTGCAATTTCATAATTTCGGTCACTGAGTGGTAGCCCGTCGATAGCGGCTGCTGCTTTGCCGGTAAGATAGCTCGTCAAGTACTGAAACTTGTCAATTGGATGTAGAGCTGGATTCTTGTGGATGGTAGACTCGAACTGATTCCAGAATATGTGCCATGAGCGCAGGTTTCCGTCGAATTTGGCGATCTCTAGCTTCGGAAGTCTTGTCGTTGTCGACGGTAGCTGAAGAGTCGTCGTAACTGCATGCTGGACGGAACCTGATTGTGCGACGTGGTCAGAGTTATTTCCTGTTTCTGATGGTGTACTTGACCTCGTTTCGCTCGCGGCTCCACCTCTCAGTGCCCTTTTTATCCTTGTTTTCAAGGTGCAAATTCTCAAGTTGTACGCAGCGCACTCTGTTAATACGGTGTCGAGCTCCAGTAGGTCAACTTTCTTTTCTATGGCGTCGTTGACTGCTTTAAGCTCTTCAGCTTGCTCAAGAAGGATGTCCAAATGTTCTTCGAGCTCACCGGTTGGTGCTTCTGTCGCTTGAAGTAAGGTGCTGGCCGCTGCGATGGTAGTGTCGATGGCTTGTCGCAGGGCCGCTTGCTTCCTTTGTAGTCGCTCCATGATGCAGGCGAAGTTATTCCAGATGTAGcactcccgggtttcggcaccagaaaattgtagaataattaaaggctatgaccaacgctctgtggaggtcacttcgcgagtgcgactacaacaaaactgctgctgcgtgagactctttcgggcggcggcgtatacagcggccgcgcacgcaggagcctcgaaggaacgattctcactcgtcggggttcgcttcaagactgaacgtttattttacaaaagacatcgcagtgactagaaaaggaagagaaaagaaaatacaaaatacgagttgtccgttggccgcaccgacgccttcgtccttctcggaagcgccggccattcgcgcccagcaggcggtccgccgaaaacacggggcacggatcaggttgcgggtcgaggcgccggtcgggacaccagcccagcggggcgccgcctcgtccgttcgccggctccctcttggtgcgtcgcCGGGCCCCCAACCACGGTTGCACGAAACGCGCGACGGTCGCTACCAATTCTCAACAACAGAGAAGTTGGCGAGGGGAAGAAGGGAAGGTGAAGAATTTAGATTAAATGGTGGACGACACCCGTGTCACCGAGTTCATGCGTTTTCTAcagccgttctagttaggaacgctccATTTTAGTGCAGACGAGAGGTTTTAAAGCTCAGACATGTGGGTGACGTTCGACGACCAGGCATCATCGTAGTCTGTTGTTTCCACCCAATACCAAGTGCACGGTGCGTCAGCGCGGACCTTCAATGCGAAGTTACCGTAAGAAACCGCGTATAATACCAACCAGCATATAGTAGGAGGTGAAATTTTCGGGacgcgaaatggaaaaaaaaattttatttttgtataatACGAGTTGGAAAACTCTAGGAAATCATTTATTTAAATTGCCCTCCGCAATTCAATCACTGTCTTCCTCATCTGCGCTTTCTTGGGATAGTTCATTGTCGGAGATATCTTCCCAGAGGTgctcatcctctgtgccatcgagcgcATTCGTGATGCCGGACTTCTTGAATGCGCGACATACAAGGTAATCTGGTATTCTGGCCCATGTTTTCATAATCCACGTGCATAGCGCGGCTGGCGAAGCCCGCTTCAGCCGCCCggtcggcgtcactgcaggctcacgtaagcgcatccaatctgcgtaacaccgcttgaccgcgtccttgaacggcttgttcacgcAAAGATCTAAGCGCATcagctgagacgtcatcccaCCCGGGATAACGAAGAGTTCAGGGCCGGATTCACGCAACAGCCTCTTCAGtgagtcggccaaatggcaacacaatgcgtccagcacgaggatggTCGGGAATGACCAAGGTGCGCCGGGCCACCTACACCAGACGGACTGTATCCAGCCAAGCACATGATTCTCGTTCATCCTGCCTTTCCCATGGCATCTCACAACCACACTTTTTGGCAACTCCTCACCCTTAAGCACTGTCTTGAACTTGAAGACAATGTAGGGCGGAAGCTTGCGCCCGTCTGCCGTGAACATGACGGTAACTCGCGTTTTCTCGTTGTCAGTGGATcggacataaacttgtttagagtccttttcgtgcacggtgaggggcgatgacatgtccagataaaccggcgtttggtcagcattgctgATTTGTCCTAGCTGAAAGTTGTTGGGCTTGCGCAGCGAGACAACGTGGCGCTGCAATTtcacaagcagctcttcgaacgatTCGGGCAGTTTTTGCGAAATCGAAGTTCTGCGGCGTAAGCAAAAAccagcacggcacatgtagcgataagtctagtgcttgctcgctttgaaggcggagctcggtagacctttttctcttgcaagctcttAAGCTTTTTCCAGCATAAGCTCCATGCTCACAGCTAGATGCGTGGCTCGCTGTTGGCATACGAACTCCGTCAGGGCGAGTTTGATTTAtgggaatgtcccactcttcgggccGCAAAAGCGTCTTCGCTTCCTTCTGTCGACATGATCCGCGAATGCTTCCCTCGTTGACGCCAAACGTCTCCCGGCCGCACTGGTGCCGATGTCCTGTGTGGGTAAAATAAcatttctcttgaaagcagccgagtactgttttcgtggtccGGACATCTTGGTCGTTCAATGCGGAATAAAAAGATGCACTTTGTGAAGCGTTgtttgcacgtgtgctgccaaggtgcgcactaaaaaaatagagaaacgatgctgtagtcacgcagcaataaCTAAACCACGCCGTAGCCACGCAGCAGTAAGCAAGCCAAGCCGTAaccacgcagcaataacgaagtcaagccatagccacgcagcaataacaaaaccaaaactgctagcccaaatttctgactgaaattttcgTTCGGAaccgcatatagtacgaggtgaaaATTTGGGAGGCTAATAACAGGAAAAAAACCTCGTATTATACTTGGGCTTTTACGGTAGTTCCACCGGGTTAATCAACATGGCGCTGCAAGAAGCTGCAACCAGCCACCAAGCCTAGTGCAAACGGGATCGATGACAGTGAATCTACAGCTCCAAGAACTGAGCGAACTCGTTCTGGAACCCATGGGCCGTGGCATCCTCAACGAGGAAATGCCTGCCGGGAAGGCGAGCCTGGTCTTGACTGTTAT includes:
- the LOC126518553 gene encoding uncharacterized protein — encoded protein: MERLQRKQAALRQAIDTTIAAASTLLQATEAPTGELEEHLDILLEQAEELKAVNDAIEKKVDLLELDTVLTECAAYNLRICTLKTRIKRALRGGAASETRSSTPSETGNNSDHVAQSGSVQHAVTTTLQLPSTTTRLPKLEIAKFDGNLRSWHIFWNQFESTIHKNPALHPIDKFQYLTSYLTGKAAAAIDGLPLSDRNYEIAVKTLVERFGKDDVIIEEHMSRLLNIRPVHNILDTERLQTLYDEVQTGVRSLEALGVASSTYGVLLLTVLRKNIPNELCLGYFRQKTTSAVAPGDDLQNFLSFLKTEVESRERAECGTRQQLSTDRLSRPIRKDIPEQKASASVLTAVMKAETLCKFCEASSHLTADCDVDLTADQKRTIVQRERLCFRCAKAGHRAYECRTSRWLKCKRCSGRHVAALCNLNRRPVTGKSEEKTVLTETIVQSSLQVEGTKKRTRVLLQTAQAWFQGREKRAMVRLMIDGGSQRTFVKKEVSQKMGLPVMGEETLKIMTFGNDKPSSGMKCRRVELWLCSRHNERKIRVEALEIPQICCDIVPAPEASTVNYLEEQGLELADSTQDGAEIGLLLGSDFYWEVTTGSVRRLDSGLVAVETIFGWTLQGTTHTTESTATYVSTVGVLRVAVIGEENQDDTAAQLKSFWQLEHIGIVDEGEADVEDNQVLREFRENVSRNNCRYQVSLPWKENAGDSADNKATAFSRFRSLTTKFVSNRLKGRVGHTTEHITGQNTQSQVLQPDSLREALECPAQAQKLTATVLSNPRTPT